Within the Miscanthus floridulus cultivar M001 chromosome 2, ASM1932011v1, whole genome shotgun sequence genome, the region tgtagatgcaatgagttagaacatctagtggtactttgataacctcattttaatacgagtttcacccctcttaatagtactgctatcgatcctaaatatgatcacactcactaagtgtcttgatcaccaaaccaaaacgctcctatcaaatttcacctttgctttgagcttttttgtttttctctttcttcttttccaagtccaagcacttgatcatcaccatggtcacaccatcatcatgatcttcatcgttgctccaccacttggaatagtgctacctatctcatgatcacttagataaattaggttagcacttagggtttcatcaattcatcaaaacgaaactagagctttcactatgGCGGTGCCCCCCTTTGCTTTCGGTGCTCTCAGGTAAAGAGGGACGGTGACACCGCCCTACCTATGGTGGTGACCAGGCGATGCACTACCATGCACCTAGCGGTGTACACTGGACACGCCGGTGACCGCCCTCCAACACGCTGCTCTCAGCCACttccaggtgggcaccgccctaggggtggcggtgccaccggaatAGTGGCAGTGCCAGCCCCAGCCCTAGCACCAGCGCTTCTCTGTCTTAGCTAGCTAGTCACCGGACAGgccagggcggtgcaccgccacacACATGGTGGTGACCACCCCGAGGCAAACTCCTTTGTTAGATGCGATTTCGTTTCTCGATTCGATCCACAAGTAGTCTAACACTCTTTTTCGAGCGTTGCTAAccctcaaagtgttttctcaaaacatgttagagccaagttagcatttctcgaAACATTTTTCGataaatattttcgcttgctctccgatgtgcactaggcctaaatgcattgcatgaagtccaacacctagtgacactagatgaccgaattgtctagttaagtacccctcttaatagtacagacatctatcctaaatgtgatcacactctccaaagtgtcttgatcaccgaaacaaaatccctaattatacctttgccttgatctccatagggttttgtttttctctttcttcttttctaagttgagcacttgatcatcatcacatgtggccatctcattatttcatgtgatcattaccatctcttgagtgccaccatactcctcacttggattgcaccaacctagctcatatcatcactcataacaaaggttagtgcttaagtttcatcaattatccaaaaccaaactagggctttcaataggACCCACCATAACAAACCGTATTGTCAAGTCATATGCGTATGGCTGAGCGCCTCGCCCTCTCATTGTCATTCACGCATTGTCATTCACGACACCTTCTTTGTCCACCAGTATCAGAGACACCACGACGACTGAGATGCCATGTCATGGCGTCGCTTGGCTAGAGTGAACGAAGAAGGTGTAGCGAATGACAACAAGAGGGACAAGGTGTTCGACCAAATGCATGCCTAAAGACAAGGTTTATCGTTTTAGGTTCCATGTAAGGAGGAGGATCCATTGAACCTAGACTGGTATGATGTTTTTTTCTAATCGGCGAGCACTCTCGCGGTCTAGAGGCCTCTCAATTTGTTTTTGTTCCTTCGAACAATAAAGTAACAAGAATATTTTTTTTGTGCCCCTCATCAAAACAGAAATCGCCGTCTAGATTACTAATGTGCTGGGTGCAAGGGCATTTCCTTATTGCTAGGTTGCATTCTATCGATGATTGATCGAGGAAATAGAAAAGACTTGAAGTACTTGTTCGCATGCATAGTTGTTGCATTAATAAAGTATAGATATTTCTAGCCGGTAGCTAGTATATATATACTCCCTttcgtcccaaattataagtcattttaattttCGTAAAGAGTCAAAGtatctaaagtttgaccaaacactactggaaacagagactttaccgagtgcaaaattctttgccgagcgtaaaaaatcgggcactcggcaaagaattgcactcggcaaagatttctttgccgagtgccggcaactcggcaaacacgggcactcggcaaaggacttctttgccgagtgccagactctcgacaaaatctctacactcggcataggctgcccgtgaaacggcgtcctgtcacggccttctttgccgagcgcctgcggttaggcactcggcaaagatttgttgttttttatttttaatttctttgccgagtgcctcagatctggcactcggcaaagatttaatttttttttaaattctttgccgagcgtctcagatctggcgctcggcaaagaatttttttttatttttaaaatactttgccgagtgccccctggacgacactcggcaaagatttaattttttttattatttctttgccgagtgctcctgtggatgcactcggcaaagagaaaatTTTTTAAACAAatttaaaacattctttgccgagtgcctgatggctggcactcggcaaagacaccctttgtcgagtgccataccccggcactcggcaaagtttttttttgttttttttgtttttggcctccaatttttttgtgcagcctttttaaagcaccaggaactcctagttacaatttggggattttttatggctttttgttatatttagttactttatttcgtttacttgaatttttccgaaaattagaaatttgaattgcacgtggtacgaataatagagtttaatgattcaaaaattgatagtcatgttagtgagcgttgtgagaggccgtatctaggaacggacccgaaatttcggacatcttattcacgaaacatgtccgcgaaattgcgtgtgaagtgtttataaattctataaaaagcaaacgaagtccgaaaatcatgaaacttgttgagatgtcgtgatatcatatgtggaggctatgataaaaatttcagaagatttcgtgcacgttgtcacgtacgatgcttacaaaccaggacatctccacatgtgatatcagATACACatatggagatgtcctggtttgtaagcatcgtacgtgacaacgtgcacgaaatcttctgaaatttttatcatagcctccacatatgatatcacgacatctcaacaagttttatgatttttggacttcgtttgctttttatagaatttataaacacttcacatgcaatttcgcggacatgtttcatgaacaagatgtccgaaatttcgggtctgttcctggatacggcctctcacaacactcactaacatgactatcaatttttgaatcattaaactccattattcgtaccacgtgcagttcaaatttctaatttccggaaaaattcaagtaaacgaaataaagtaactaaatataacaaaaagccacaaaaaatccccaaattgtaactaggagttcctggtgctttaaaaaggctgcacaaaaaaaattgaaggccaaaaacaaaaaaactttaccgagtgccggggcatgacactcggcaaagggtgtctttgccgagtgccagccatcaggcactcggcaaagaatgttttaattttttttaaatttcctctttgccgagtgcatccacaggagcacttggcaaaataataataataaaaaaaattaaatctttgccgagtgccgtccagggggcactcggcaaagtattttaaaaataaaaaaaatttctttgccgagcgccagatctgagacgctccgcaaagaatttttaaaaaaattaaatctttgccgagtgctagatctggggcactcggcaaagaaattaaaaacaaaaaaaaacaaatctttgccgagtgcctccctgatccgacactcggcaaagccgcggacTTAGAGGTTTTTGACCGGCCGGGCAGTCACAACCAGCCACCCCGCGCCCCCACGCCTGCCCGCCCCCGcctccgcgccgcgcgccgcgcccacACCGCCCCGCTCGCTCACGCTGCCACCGGCCGCCCGCGTGCCCGTCGCGctgcccgcgcgcccgcgccgcccggcCGCCGCGCTGCCCGCACGCCCACGCTGCCTTGCCCTCGCTGCCCACGCGCCCGGCCGCCCGTGCGCCGTGCCCtcggccggccctgcccccgaTCGGCCCTTCCcctggccgcgccgcccgctgccTTCGCGCCCTGCCGCCGGCTGCGCCGTGCCCTGGCCGGCCCTTcccccagccgcgccgcccgctgcccGCGCGCTAGGCCGCGTCGTGCCCCCGGCTAGCCCTTCCCCTACCGCGCCACCCTGACCCCGACCGGCCCTGCGCCCCTGCCACGCCTTTTTTCGGCCTTGCCCTGCCCCTAGCCGCGCCCCGTGGACCACCCGCCCCGACGCCATCCGTGCTCGACCCCGTCCCTGACTCCGCCcgatcccgacgccgcccgcccctaccccgtcacccgtcaggtatgccttctcacttattattgtcgaggtagtggtagttgtagtagtattagttatactagtggtagtattagtacaactagtggtagtattagtagtagaattagtggtagtagtagtagaagtagtggtagtagtagtagtacaactaatggtagtagttgtagcaatagtggtagtagtagaagaaccaatggtagtagtagtagcaatagtgaaagtagtagtacaagtagtggtactacttggatatattcttctgcatggattgatatccaaactacatggcttctgttgagccatatgtgcttgtcggccattgtgccgttgttttttgtaggttttggaaacctcaccgtgcaggggaggttctgccaatttttttttgtaaatgatagtattttgttccatttttgtagagaagagcccgtcagagTTGAGTCGGAGTTCTTGCCACCGTGTCGGTCTGCTTGCACcgcgtcgtctcgccactgcaccgacccgccatggccccgctagcctgactccgttgccaccctaggtataacccctcttttcgtatcattgtcgtagatcgcgtaacctagttaggtgtctcccgttcgaaagagatacggttggaggtatgcagatctttgcatatctatgatcgtatctatttcagattgtccacgctttttggacagcccgcggatgcgtagatgggttagtttctatgttctgctctagtccgagatagagtttcggcatcacctccctgttgttctccggatacacactcttctttggcaggatgtgtatctagagaacagcggggaggtgctgccgaaattctatctcggataggagtagagcatggaaactaacctcatctatgcatctgcgggtgggattaggacctatcctcacctattagacagtaggaacaccatgtagatgcaattgatggttacattactcgccgatacatatgttagagaatggatgaccgttagtggatgtacacgggctggagaagtcagagcgattacaccacggaatggatgaacaagaccgatgctttcttgaacagtgcatttggcaacgctactaaaggacattgcctagttttgtgtccctgcagcaaatgtgcaaacaggagaagggtaaacaaggtggaaatgggtaaacatcttgtgaagaatagaTTTACgctggactacacccggtgggtccaccatggtgaagcccatcatatgagagaggaggtggtgagaccatgggtggaggcttttgatgctgatgccagggtagcagacatgttagatgactttcaccaaggatagttcgatgagggacgtgagaaggagatggaagcagccgcacaggcgttctacgatatGATGGATTCGGCAcataaaccccttcacgatcggtcaatggtgtctcaactggatgccattggatgcttaatggggttgaagtccgagttaaacttaagtcgacctggcttcgataagatgttggccatgattggcaccttgcttctgaagggccacattctgccgaagagcatgtacgagtcatagaaactccttcgagcacttaagatgccgtatgagcagatacatgcttgtccgaaagggtgcctcctatttaggaaagaacacgagcatataaagttctatccaaagtgtaaatcctccaggtacctggaggtggactttgatgatggccagaagaggcaacttacgatccccatgaaaatcttACGGTACCTttcgttcctaccgaggatccaacggctatacatgaccgaggaatccgtgaaacagatgacatggcacaaaaatggcaaatggtacaatcctgacaagatggtacatccatctgatggtgaagcttggatccactttaatgacaaacattgtgacaaagcagatgaggctcgtaatgtacgtgtcgcgttggcaacagatgggttcaatccttatggaatgatggctgccccatacacatgttggcccgtctttgttatcccccttacTCTCCCCCcctggtgtctcctttcaacgacataacatattcttgtcgttgataatttctagacacccagggagtaatatgggtgtgttcatggagcccgtgtttgatgaattggtttgtgcttgggatgaaggggtatggacatacgatcgagctacaaagacaaccttcaaaatgcatgtttggtaccactactccctgcatgacttcctggcgtatgggatattctgcgcctggtgtgtttacgggaagttcccatgtccaatatgcaaggaaggtgtgaggtttatttggttgtagaagggtggcaagtattcatcgtttgaTAGACattgtcaattcctacctcttgaccatccattcagacaagacatcaagaactttacgaaaggcgtcaaagtgacaaaccctgcaccgcggatgatgaatggtgccaaggttcatgctcagataggtgctctcgtgcctaatgaagaaggtggttttgtgggatatggtgagcagcatatgtggactcatatctcgggcatgacgaggctcccttATTTCTATGACCTttttctaccacataacattgatgtaatgcacactgaaaagaatgtcgccgaggcactttgggcaacactcatggacactgaaaagtctaaggacaacccaaaggctagagtagacttggcaacgttgtgcgatagaccaaatcaagagatgcaacctcctagtcgtggcaagacctggagaaggcctaaggctgattttgtcttgaaaaaggaccaaacgagggaagtacttgaatggattaagaagctaatgttccctaatggatatgcagcgaatctaaagaggagagttaacttaggcactctgcgagtcaacaggatgaagagtcatgactaccacatatggattgagcggcttcttccggcgatggttcaaggctatgtcccagagcatgtctagcaagtgctggtagagttgagctacttattccgccagctttgtgccaaggagctctctcggaccgtcattgatgacttggaaaaagcggcacccgtgttgctctgtaagttagagaagatctttccacccacctgcttcttgtcgatgcatcatttgattgtgcacctcccgtatgaggcacggatgggggggcccatgtagaaccgttggtgctatccaatcaagagatgtctgaagactcttcgcaaaaaatgtagaaataaagctagaattgaggcttccattgtagaggcatacattctagaggaggtgtcgaacttcatagagaaatactacactgagaaacttcctaacaTTCATAATCCATCCCCTCGTtataatgctggcgaaaatgaatcgaacctcagccttttctaagggcaacttggaagcgcaagtgcatcgaccactaagcaattgaaaaatgaagagtggcgcagtatcatgctatatgtgttgaccaaccttgtcgaggtgcaaccgttcatttggtaagttctaaacgaacttgtttcatttcgccgtatgtccttgtttcgtcgtccaacccccttgtttcttgtTGGTATAGGAAATTTCTtcatcaatcctggcatggatcaagtcaacctaccccgcaagaaaatgatacccttctttcatggggtgcgggactagggagccccaattttatttgttggttcaaacagaaagcccaaactgatgcacctataagtgatgagttaagacaggttgcaaatggctgtgccgttagggtcaagtcatttaccggttatgacatgaatggatatcgttttcacatagcaagctacgagcagagtcggcccaatcgacaaaccacaaacaacggagttgttacgcccggcactgatggactcgactattatggaagaattgaagaaatctatgaactatcattttatggttccaaacctcttactcctgtcatattcaaatgccactggtttcatcctggtgtaacgagacggacccctaagcttgggctagtcgagattcgataggattccgtctatctaggaaaagatgtctacattgtggctcaacaggctgtccaagtttattatacgtcatacgcgtgcaaagacgccaagcatcttaagggttggtctattgtgcacaaggtatcgccacacagtaaactacctgtcccaaacgatgaagattacaacttcaacccaaacacatatgatggagagttctatcaagaagaggggctacaagggaggtttgacatagacttaaccgaagagataggaatggaagtagataatgaaagggatgatgacgaggacgctggagacgaggtgcgaaatctgaaggacatacaaatgcttgagcgattacatttcggcaatgacaatgaagacaacattcctccttcggatagtgttgatgagttggacaatgttgatagtgatgacgagacctatgatccagctaatttcaatcatgaagattatttctaatacatgtaatattatgttttttgtaattatgttttgttcatttttgcatatatttctaatacatgtaatactatattttttgtaattatgttttgtttatttttgcacctatttctaattacgtcttgtttttcttttttattgcaggtgattgaacaaagatggcgggcgatcgtcataggtctgtgaactcgatttaccaaagaccatgcTAGTCACAGGAGCGGGCAGCagagggatcgaacaggaggaggaggaccgctagccgtaggagggggccgtctcctcccacgccatgtgaggaggaccgccagccgcaggaggaggtggtgcccgtggacgagtcaaacgaggagttggttcggcagacggaggaggaggaggtggaggaggaggaggggggtaggcggcaggcacgggttccgcttcctccaactcctcttcgagtgtctacttgcgaggtcccgcgagcctcccacaggttccgcttcctcaccaacgcccagtgattcgccccaaaggacaaaagtaagtaactatatatgttatcaccactacttcatatgatatgatgaaaaaaactaataatttttcttaattacttgtgcaggaactgggtggttgtgttggGTGGTAGCACACGGCTAGTCAAtgacatcctgggtcttctgtgcaggcagcacTTCCCCGACATTGTCACATACGCATCGAAGACAGAGCCGGCCTACTCatttgaccactacgtcgtcgcctccgatgcggagtaccccaacaaggcggcgcgggtgaaggcagagttttgggtaagtctcccttgcacaacattgctcaatacgtcacattcattggacttttcttgaaataatgaatcgatacatcgcttttgtatgcagacttattacagatgcgaggagggatttgaggccagggcggagcaggcgactaccaaagcctgtaaaaaactcatcaccgacatgcatcatgaggcgtgcatccaggccatcgtaacctactacgggtcgaagcttggagagaggaaaaccaagaaagacgcaagagagatgcagctgacccgggagcagtaccttgaggtaaatgaagaacatcaatattgattcgatttgagattaagttggtttaatttgatcttcttatatgtccaatacttgatgacgtgtaggtgatttcctagtggtgccaagcgtatcccgagtgctgggcgatgatggtggacaggtggttcatggaggagtacctcaagatgcacagggatgcccgggactgtcgtttactgatgcaaggtccagcacaccatcaaggcagccacaacctcgccggatacaaacaagcatgagtacgcgaattgatttatctattgtcacgctcagttctgtctgatttctaatcatcgtgctgtctttctcacagtcggcgtcacatagtggccaggcttgctcggacttctaggcatggtgtatggcccacaagggtaaggcgatgtccgacgtctccttcaacctggaggacccgcccgaggcatacatgaacccaagcgtccactcccgcatcagtgagtacactgaggtggtgaggtcgctccatggggcagACCACGATTCGAGCActcaggacttcgatggagaggccgtcatgagggcggggcaaggcaagaagcatgggtggttctggcttggtgacggcgtcatcgacacggcctctactccctctctctcccagatctgagcatggagcacgagcgagagcccggccattcgcacacggccgaccgctgcacagcaccgggtcgacgcactcgaggttattcctgttttactcgtcatacattgatctttacacatcttaattagctttgcattactgaaacattggagtgaaatattgtaggtccggctggaacaagaaatgaaggaacgtcaggagctgggggcccagttggaggctgagcgggccgagcggcaggcccaggcgcagaggctgatggacattatggatttcctacaagggcttgggcaacgtatgggcttgtctctgccacctgggctgttggttccacctccgcctccgcgtcctgcagctgcagctactcctgtgagtatcaaagttttttactttcgcttgtgctttgcttgtatggtctctatcgtcctagattagctatcaaaataatcttgtctcacatgcaatcttttctcctttgtgcagtctctatcagacggtggttcgaataatccacctcatgcacctacgaatgatgcatctgggccttcaccacagtcgcagtggccgagatgagtgcatgctgtattttttacatttgttgttcacttggtgatggacttgtgatatacttgtgatgcacttgtggactttgatggacttgtaaacttatttgcatggacttgagcacttattattatatattgtgatggatgtgatatgggcggatggatgtgtggatggatgagatatatatgtgatggatgagatatatatgtgatatatgtttgtatgaatgtatttgtcatgatggaatgcaaaaaataaaataaaatttgccgttttgggtcactttgccgagtgttgcactcggcaaaggaccccattgccgagcgcaatggtcacaacactcggcaaagctggcaaaatgggcgaccagaaaaTAGATTTTctagctttgtcgagtgctgtgactataacactcggcaaagaaattttaaaaaaaaattaaactttgccgagtgtctgccgtgttggcactcggcaaagagttttttaaaaaaaaataaaaaatctttgccgagtgcctagaggggtggcactcggcaaagaaaattttcaaaaaaaataaaagctctttgtcgagtgccttccgggttggcgctcggcaaagaattttttttaaaaaaataaaaaatctttgctgagtgccaggagggttggcactcggcaaagaaaattttcaaaaaaaaataaaagctctttgccgagagcctcacggtttggcactcggcaaataattttttttaaaaaaatctttgccgagcgcctcacgggttggcactcggcaaagaaattttaaaaaaaaacttaaaaaaatctttgctgagtgcctgcagggttgacactcggcaaagtgaccgtcaacgggaccggcgccgtgacggtcgcttttctttgccgaagcctttgccgagtacccgataaaatacactcggcaaagagtgctttgccgatcaattttttgccgtgtgtgctttgccgagtgccacactcagcaaaggttttgccgagtgcaatatagcctttgccgagtgcctcaggcactcggcaaagaacctgaatccagtagtgaaatttatataataaaataataatatttatgataccaaataaatctCATTAAATTCTTCATTATTATATTTTCGTAGTatatatacctatttgatgtcataagttTTTGTACTTCTCTAATAGTTTTGGTCACATTTGAGATGCCTTGACTCTCCAAGAGAAccggaatgacttataatttgcgACAGAGGGAGTATTTGCTATTGTAAGTGTTTTTGAATGTAGCAAGTGTATCAAGGAATAATCATTGTAACAAGTATATCCTTGAACAAAATAGTTTgctttaattctaaaaaaaaaatagtttgcTTTAATATGGGGGCAGAGGAAATTTTGAGAAGGAACTGATCAATCAAAGAAGGCACGTTCCTTGCCGGCTAGAAGTCGGTGCAGAATAGTGGCCTCTTATAGCATCTCCAGCAATAGCAGAAAACTCCAACCTCAAAAATTAGTTATTGAGGGAGATACAAAACATGTTTTAGAATTTTGAAGGTCTTATCTCTAGCAGAACGAGAAAATCCAATCTTGAATGAGAAAATAGTGTATTGGGGGAGAAGAGGTCTCCCCTCTATTTGAGGGGTGGGAGTTATGATTTGAGGGCCTTGAGAATTTTTTTCTCATTACGGTTAGGTTTGGGGAACTGCGGGAGCTATAAGATCttcaaaataataattttttcttATTAGGGTTATGAAAGAGGAccgctggagatgctcttagttatTAGGTCTTGCATCGATCCTAAAAGTAAAATAAAATTATGGTGTGTCAAATGTCCGTCAGATAAGAGCCAAAGGGAAGACAACGCCTTAGTTTGCTTATTGTTGTGATTTATTACTGGCATTATTAGTTTGCACTATAtccgttttttttaaaaaatggaaTTTTTGGGACGGAAGTTGTAATAGTACTAGACAACCGCTGCGCGAATCTTTTGCAATAGATTATTACGGTAACTTCAATGCGTGCCTATTTGGCTGCATGCCTGCATCCACGTATTCGTGTATCGATGGAGTGCTATAAAAACCAGTGTTGGGGTCCAGTGTGCTCATCAACCAATTGAAAGCTCTTCTTCTGCTTCCTGCTTTGAGATTCTTGAGCTAGCTAGCTGTCTGTCTGTTCCAAACAAGAACTCGATCGAGGATGTCTTGCAGCTGCGGATCAAGCTGCAACTGCAGGTACGGCTGT harbors:
- the LOC136537029 gene encoding uncharacterized protein — its product is MASGRVVHGARLGAGQGRKKAWQGRRAGRGQGGAVGEGLAGGTTRPSARAAGGAAGGRAGQGTAQPAAGREGSGRRGQGKGRSGAGPAEGTAHGRPGAWAARARQRGRAGSAAAGRRGRAGSATGTRAAGGSVSERGGVGAARGAEAGAGRRGGAGWLVVTARPVKNL